In one Mycobacteroides chelonae genomic region, the following are encoded:
- a CDS encoding thiamine pyrophosphate-binding protein, with amino-acid sequence MGGSPLRPARRAVVEQLEAQGVQYVFGNPGTIEQGLIDEIEHSAIAYVLALQEAAAIGIADGYARAGQRLAVAQLHSGVGLGNGIGMLYQAMRGGSPLLVLVGEAGLTFDAFEAQMAADLVGMAKPVSKNVFRVLHPQSTLRVLRRAIQTALTPPCGPVVVVLPADLLDQETDEDVRAVCPPVTRVAPSDAVLTKAVGLLNVPGRKVIVMGDGITASGAQAELARAAEALGADVYGANDSGTNMSSENPSYRGQLGHMYGQDSTRLLADARSVLIVGTYVFPEVYPDLHSPFHPDANIVHIDLDVSSIGKNFPVDLGILGDPKYSLARLLAILGRFCPDQKDDATQTFTLPELTSTSPLEAVIRSIAVQARHRLVFDEALTCSPLVTRYLASQTPGDYLLTRGGSLGVGIPGVVGAKFACPNREVIAFTGDGGAMYTPQALWTAHRYGLAIKVVICNNQRYKLLDNNIEHYWHTQGTPEHQHPSSFGLAPSVNFVNLALSMGIQAQQVEKASDAEDAVTAMLNHDGPYLIDATV; translated from the coding sequence ATGGGTGGTAGCCCACTGCGGCCCGCCCGCCGAGCGGTGGTGGAGCAACTTGAGGCGCAGGGCGTGCAATACGTCTTCGGCAACCCCGGCACCATCGAGCAAGGCCTCATCGACGAGATCGAGCATTCCGCCATCGCCTATGTGCTCGCACTGCAGGAGGCGGCAGCCATCGGCATCGCGGACGGGTACGCACGGGCAGGACAACGTTTGGCCGTCGCACAGCTTCACAGTGGCGTCGGCCTGGGCAACGGCATCGGCATGCTCTACCAGGCGATGCGGGGAGGCAGCCCACTGCTAGTCCTCGTGGGCGAGGCTGGCCTGACCTTTGACGCCTTCGAGGCACAGATGGCTGCCGACTTGGTCGGCATGGCAAAACCTGTGAGTAAGAACGTTTTTCGTGTGTTACACCCACAATCCACACTGCGAGTGTTGCGCCGCGCCATCCAGACGGCACTTACCCCGCCATGCGGGCCCGTTGTGGTAGTGCTGCCCGCGGACCTCCTCGACCAAGAGACCGACGAGGATGTCCGCGCGGTATGCCCCCCGGTCACCCGAGTCGCCCCGTCTGATGCGGTGCTGACGAAAGCCGTCGGCCTGCTCAATGTGCCCGGTCGCAAGGTGATCGTGATGGGAGACGGTATCACCGCCAGTGGCGCGCAGGCCGAGCTCGCCCGCGCAGCGGAGGCACTCGGCGCGGATGTGTATGGCGCCAACGATTCCGGGACCAACATGAGCAGCGAGAACCCCAGCTACCGTGGGCAGCTCGGCCATATGTACGGCCAGGACAGCACCCGGCTACTTGCCGATGCCCGGTCGGTTCTGATTGTCGGTACCTACGTCTTCCCCGAGGTGTACCCGGACCTGCACTCGCCATTTCATCCGGACGCGAACATCGTGCACATCGATTTGGATGTGTCATCGATCGGGAAGAACTTTCCCGTAGACCTCGGGATTCTCGGTGACCCCAAATACAGCCTGGCGCGCTTACTGGCCATCCTCGGCCGGTTCTGTCCCGACCAAAAAGATGACGCTACACAGACTTTCACTCTTCCCGAGCTCACCAGCACTTCACCGCTGGAGGCCGTCATCCGGTCAATCGCCGTGCAGGCGCGCCACCGCCTCGTCTTCGATGAGGCACTGACATGCTCCCCGCTCGTCACCCGCTACCTGGCTTCACAGACACCTGGGGACTATCTGCTCACCCGCGGCGGGTCGTTGGGGGTCGGCATACCAGGAGTGGTCGGGGCCAAGTTCGCCTGCCCCAATCGCGAAGTGATCGCCTTCACCGGCGACGGGGGTGCGATGTACACACCGCAGGCACTGTGGACCGCACACCGCTACGGGCTTGCCATCAAGGTGGTGATCTGCAACAACCAGCGATACAAGCTCCTCGATAACAACATCGAACACTACTGGCACACCCAAGGAACTCCGGAACACCAGCACCCCAGCTCTTTTGGGCTAGCGCCCTCAGTGAATTTCGTGAATCTTGCACTGTCGATGGGCATACAGGCGCAGCAGGTGGAAAAGGCAAGCGACGCCGAAGACGCCGTTACCGCGATGCTCAACCACGACGGCCCCTACCTCATCGACGCGACAGTCTAA
- a CDS encoding helix-turn-helix transcriptional regulator yields MSGGELARRAELGAFLRARRAAVKPADVGLAETIGKRRTPGLRREEVAQLAGVGLAWYTWLEQGRVVSTSAQVIDSIARALLLEEAAHRHVRALANLPLPQHALPDPIHESELDARLGRLVANLLPNAACVIDQRFDICAWNLVYGEIWRELETIPTQERNLLWLFFNDPGLRDLVVDWDLRAQALIAQFRAVVGRNPQDSQLAQLVARLSESSPYFRERWSDYQVGTFTEPRHVIRHHLVGEIHLDLAQLRLVQYPSLTLILQSPVTDSDRQALHSLLAEAEKR; encoded by the coding sequence ATGTCGGGAGGCGAGTTGGCGCGGCGCGCTGAACTAGGTGCATTCCTGCGTGCGCGCCGGGCGGCCGTCAAGCCCGCCGACGTCGGATTAGCGGAGACTATCGGAAAACGGCGCACCCCAGGCCTGCGGCGAGAGGAAGTTGCCCAGCTTGCCGGGGTTGGCCTTGCTTGGTACACGTGGCTAGAGCAGGGGCGGGTGGTGAGCACTTCTGCGCAGGTGATCGACAGCATTGCCCGGGCGTTACTCCTCGAGGAGGCCGCGCACCGGCACGTGCGTGCACTCGCGAATCTCCCGCTGCCTCAACATGCGTTGCCTGACCCCATTCACGAGTCGGAGTTGGACGCACGCCTCGGGCGCTTAGTCGCGAACCTGCTGCCCAATGCCGCATGCGTTATCGATCAACGCTTCGACATCTGTGCCTGGAATCTGGTGTACGGAGAGATCTGGCGTGAGCTGGAAACCATTCCCACGCAAGAGCGCAACCTGCTCTGGCTGTTCTTCAACGACCCAGGCCTGCGTGATCTCGTCGTCGACTGGGACCTGCGTGCACAGGCGCTGATCGCTCAATTCCGTGCGGTGGTTGGCCGTAACCCCCAGGATTCTCAGCTAGCCCAATTGGTGGCGCGGCTGAGTGAATCCAGCCCCTACTTCCGCGAGCGGTGGTCTGACTATCAGGTGGGGACGTTTACCGAGCCGCGGCACGTCATCCGTCACCACCTTGTCGGCGAGATCCATCTGGACCTTGCCCAGCTCCGCTTGGTTCAGTACCCGTCATTGACCCTGATCCTGCAGAGCCCGGTCACTGATTCGGACAGGCAGGCACTCCATAGCCTGCTCGCGGAGGCGGAAAAGCGTTGA
- a CDS encoding type 1 glutamine amidotransferase domain-containing protein, translating to MVGEQNYQEGLVVPKKILIVLSEFGYWGEELVGPAEVFDSAGYELTFATPTGKRPIALPPSLDENFVDPPLGRAVTTAEMAAKAKEWNNSPRLDNPVSLHRLIPERPYLSDVNYLRALERYNQDLATAVAALVSGYDGLLIVGGSGPIVDLANNERLHALILGFVADGKVIAAECYGVTCLAFARDWGTRRSILEGKHVTGHPKEYDYKDGTGFVGTDLNMGPPPYPLEYILRDATGPAGGFHGNVGRRLSALVDYPFVTGRSTPDSQLTGQLVVEVLEHGLRRYGW from the coding sequence ATGGTTGGCGAACAGAACTACCAGGAGGGGCTCGTGGTGCCGAAGAAGATCTTGATTGTCCTGTCGGAGTTCGGCTACTGGGGTGAGGAACTGGTCGGCCCCGCCGAAGTGTTCGACTCCGCGGGCTATGAGCTGACGTTCGCGACCCCGACAGGAAAGCGCCCCATCGCCCTCCCCCCCAGCCTTGACGAGAACTTTGTCGATCCGCCGCTCGGCCGCGCAGTAACCACCGCCGAGATGGCGGCCAAGGCGAAGGAATGGAATAACTCACCGCGCCTTGATAATCCGGTAAGCCTGCACCGATTGATTCCCGAGCGCCCCTACCTGAGCGATGTGAACTACCTACGGGCGCTCGAGAGGTATAACCAGGATCTTGCAACCGCGGTGGCGGCGTTGGTTTCCGGTTACGACGGCCTTCTCATCGTGGGCGGCAGCGGTCCCATCGTGGATTTGGCCAACAACGAACGCCTACATGCGCTCATCCTTGGCTTCGTCGCGGACGGCAAGGTAATCGCCGCCGAGTGCTACGGAGTTACCTGTCTAGCATTCGCTCGCGATTGGGGCACCAGACGCAGCATCCTGGAGGGCAAGCACGTCACCGGCCACCCCAAGGAATACGACTACAAGGACGGGACCGGGTTCGTAGGTACCGACCTGAACATGGGGCCTCCCCCTTATCCGCTTGAGTACATCCTGCGGGACGCGACTGGCCCGGCAGGTGGCTTCCACGGCAACGTCGGTAGGCGGCTGTCGGCATTGGTGGACTATCCGTTTGTCACCGGCCGCTCTACTCCCGATTCCCAGCTGACCGGGCAGCTCGTCGTGGAGGTACTGGAACACGGATTGCGCCGCTATGGGTGGTAG
- the glgX gene encoding glycogen debranching protein GlgX translates to MSSDALVARPGKAYPLGATYDGAAGTNFALYSEIAESVTLCLVGAQGDEISVPLTEVDGGIWHAYLPGIRPGQRYGYRVAGAFDTARGLRCDPSAFLLDPYAKAFDVGDLTDSPHTMTGVVIDPARFNWAGDTKPDRPYHETIVYEAHVKGMTAAHPAVPHGLRGTYAGMAHPEVLEHLTALGVTAVELMPVHQFMHDGWLLDRGLRNYWGYNTIGFFAPHAQYASTSTPEDAVDEFKAMVHALHQAGLEVILDVVYNHTAEGNELGPTVSFRGIDNPSYYHLVADDLSRYENFSGTGNTLNAGQPSVLQLIMDSLRYWVLEMHVDGFRFDLAAALAREVHDVDKLSAFFDLVQQDPVISRVKLIAEPWDNGADGYQIGNFPAQWSEWNGRYRDTMRDYWRGQLSSLGEFATRFAGSSDLYGPSRRRPSASINYVTCHDGFTLNDLVSYDTKHNQDNPSNDGNDDNRSWNCGTEGPTNDPAVLALRAQQRRNFLATTVLSQGTPMLLHGDEFGRTQQGNNNAYCQDSPLVWMDWSLTAVDSDLLEFTRRVIALRGRHPVFQRRRFFRPCPTASCAEITWLTPAGVVMRENDWDADWAKALMVQLNGDAIPEPDSAGLPIRDDSFLLCFNAHWENIEFNLPATERGRSWAVALDTAHPLGRGSHTASSSAAVPARSLIVFVALQKPDTIDTRSTT, encoded by the coding sequence ATGTCTAGCGATGCGCTAGTCGCACGGCCGGGTAAGGCGTACCCACTCGGCGCGACCTACGACGGCGCAGCGGGCACAAACTTCGCGCTGTACAGCGAGATAGCCGAGTCAGTAACACTGTGCCTGGTCGGGGCCCAGGGCGACGAGATCTCGGTGCCGCTGACCGAGGTGGACGGCGGTATCTGGCACGCCTACCTGCCGGGGATCAGGCCGGGGCAGCGCTACGGGTACCGTGTGGCGGGCGCCTTCGACACCGCCCGCGGATTGCGCTGCGACCCTTCAGCCTTCCTGCTCGATCCCTATGCCAAGGCCTTCGATGTAGGTGACCTTACAGACTCCCCGCACACGATGACGGGCGTTGTCATCGACCCCGCACGTTTCAACTGGGCCGGTGATACCAAGCCTGATCGCCCGTACCACGAAACCATCGTCTACGAAGCACACGTCAAGGGCATGACGGCCGCGCACCCCGCCGTGCCTCATGGACTGCGCGGCACCTACGCCGGAATGGCACACCCAGAAGTTCTTGAGCATCTAACAGCCCTAGGTGTGACCGCTGTGGAACTAATGCCCGTACACCAGTTCATGCACGATGGCTGGCTCCTTGATCGCGGACTGCGGAACTACTGGGGCTACAACACCATTGGGTTCTTCGCACCGCACGCCCAGTACGCGTCCACAAGTACCCCCGAAGACGCCGTTGACGAATTCAAGGCGATGGTCCATGCCCTACACCAGGCAGGACTGGAGGTGATTCTCGATGTTGTCTACAACCACACCGCCGAAGGCAATGAACTTGGGCCAACCGTGAGCTTCCGCGGTATCGATAACCCCTCCTACTATCACCTGGTCGCCGACGATCTCTCACGCTACGAAAACTTCAGCGGCACAGGTAATACTCTCAATGCCGGCCAGCCTTCGGTGCTGCAGCTGATTATGGACTCGCTTCGGTACTGGGTGCTCGAGATGCACGTGGACGGCTTCCGGTTTGACCTAGCTGCCGCACTGGCTCGGGAAGTCCATGACGTCGACAAGTTGTCGGCCTTCTTCGACCTCGTTCAGCAGGACCCAGTGATCAGCCGCGTCAAACTGATTGCCGAACCGTGGGATAACGGCGCAGATGGCTACCAGATAGGCAACTTTCCCGCCCAATGGTCGGAGTGGAATGGGCGCTACCGGGACACCATGCGCGACTACTGGCGGGGCCAGCTCAGCTCGCTGGGAGAGTTCGCCACCCGGTTCGCGGGCTCCTCAGACCTGTACGGCCCGTCTCGCCGCCGCCCCAGCGCAAGCATCAACTACGTCACCTGCCACGACGGGTTCACGCTGAACGACCTTGTCTCGTACGACACCAAACATAACCAGGACAACCCTTCTAACGACGGGAATGACGACAATCGGTCATGGAACTGTGGGACCGAGGGGCCCACAAACGACCCGGCCGTGCTGGCGTTACGGGCGCAGCAGCGCCGCAACTTCCTCGCCACCACCGTGCTCAGCCAGGGAACGCCCATGCTGTTGCACGGCGACGAATTTGGGCGGACCCAGCAGGGCAACAACAATGCCTACTGCCAGGACTCCCCCCTGGTATGGATGGACTGGTCGCTCACGGCTGTCGACTCGGACCTACTCGAGTTCACGCGGCGGGTCATAGCTCTGCGCGGACGCCACCCGGTGTTCCAGCGCCGGCGATTCTTCCGCCCTTGCCCCACCGCCAGTTGCGCAGAGATCACCTGGCTCACGCCTGCGGGCGTGGTGATGCGTGAGAACGATTGGGACGCCGACTGGGCCAAGGCACTCATGGTCCAGCTCAACGGAGATGCCATCCCCGAGCCGGACAGCGCGGGCCTGCCGATACGGGACGACTCCTTCCTGCTGTGCTTCAACGCGCACTGGGAGAACATCGAATTCAACTTGCCAGCAACAGAGCGCGGGCGGTCCTGGGCGGTGGCGCTCGATACCGCCCACCCACTCGGACGAGGCAGCCATACCGCAAGCAGCTCAGCTGCGGTGCCGGCCCGCTCGCTCATAGTCTTCGTCGCACTGCAAAAACCGGACACTATCGATACCAGGAGCACGACGTGA
- a CDS encoding phospholipase A2: MVMSDKWRMPIGLRRASAVIAIAALAVGGAKVLGDHTEPGSGFSTVATVGADPTGPTGPGGGGMTGPPGGGSQFQPPSMPSQLDYQGANQPPLDQNGGVNIYNTPAQGAPQQPGQANGPQQGLQPGQNADGTWQRAANGEQQPIDHGPAEYTQGPGEPNPDYQAPQQGSPQQGQQSPQEGQQPSEAPTQTQQPQTSKPSATQEPEPSDGNQDTDRMLDCVMSASSSAFVPSRFDGVTRSGIQLTGFQRDIPSADGTCRKCDPERIKQFDRNCDTSFYPGQSVSRDKVFMMPCGYIYDPDSKVTDPNKKSLHDYCTKSEDDPTGADFAYSCARHDMCYEHEDNNFHDSTYHACNVAFQNDLFEACDVAFPVEKWSPSTWGNGPDQAICKGFAKSYYLVVEFAHK, from the coding sequence ATGGTCATGAGTGATAAGTGGCGCATGCCGATTGGGTTACGTAGAGCATCTGCGGTCATCGCGATCGCTGCTCTGGCCGTAGGTGGGGCCAAAGTACTAGGTGATCACACTGAACCGGGTAGCGGGTTTTCCACAGTCGCCACCGTGGGCGCCGACCCTACAGGGCCAACTGGCCCCGGTGGCGGCGGGATGACTGGACCTCCCGGAGGAGGTAGCCAGTTCCAGCCACCCTCGATGCCGTCGCAGCTGGACTACCAGGGTGCCAATCAGCCGCCGTTGGACCAGAACGGCGGCGTCAACATCTACAACACGCCAGCTCAGGGTGCTCCCCAGCAGCCAGGGCAGGCTAATGGCCCGCAGCAGGGCCTGCAGCCGGGCCAAAACGCAGACGGCACATGGCAGCGGGCGGCGAATGGAGAACAGCAGCCGATCGATCATGGACCGGCGGAATACACCCAGGGGCCGGGTGAACCGAACCCCGACTATCAAGCGCCCCAGCAGGGTTCACCGCAGCAGGGGCAACAGTCGCCTCAGGAGGGGCAGCAGCCAAGTGAGGCGCCAACGCAAACTCAACAGCCTCAAACGTCGAAGCCATCGGCAACGCAAGAGCCGGAACCATCTGACGGGAATCAAGACACGGATCGGATGCTGGATTGTGTGATGAGCGCTTCAAGTTCTGCCTTTGTTCCCTCGAGGTTTGACGGCGTGACTAGAAGCGGTATTCAATTAACGGGGTTTCAGCGAGATATACCCAGTGCTGACGGCACCTGTAGAAAATGCGACCCTGAGAGGATCAAGCAATTTGATCGAAACTGCGACACAAGTTTCTACCCTGGACAATCGGTCAGTCGAGATAAAGTCTTCATGATGCCCTGCGGGTATATTTATGATCCTGATAGCAAGGTGACAGACCCGAACAAAAAATCTCTCCACGACTACTGCACAAAGTCAGAAGACGACCCCACGGGAGCAGATTTCGCCTATTCCTGTGCACGACATGATATGTGCTATGAACATGAAGACAACAACTTCCACGATAGTACCTACCATGCGTGCAACGTTGCGTTTCAGAATGATTTGTTCGAGGCCTGTGATGTTGCTTTTCCGGTGGAAAAATGGTCACCCTCGACCTGGGGCAATGGTCCAGATCAAGCGATATGCAAGGGATTCGCGAAGTCATACTACCTAGTCGTGGAATTTGCCCATAAATGA
- a CDS encoding DJ-1/PfpI family protein has translation MATQRPLKGTEIGVFIESDYIYREIHYYVDRFAEEGAVVRLITRLWSSTPPTFTDHDFHIPLDLPIEDLRPFLGEGLAQLDALIIPGGFVSDRLRYSEVPGGIPPALELLRQAFGDKRIVKGIICHGLWLSALLPELIAGRPVTCHNNLVGDARNMGAHYTDSDLVDDGDLVTARTADHHQIFTAALIDKLRSTKGLV, from the coding sequence ATGGCGACACAGCGACCACTGAAGGGCACCGAGATTGGCGTGTTCATCGAGAGCGACTACATCTACCGCGAGATTCATTACTACGTCGATAGATTCGCTGAAGAAGGCGCCGTCGTGCGCCTCATCACCAGGCTCTGGAGCAGCACACCGCCCACGTTCACCGACCACGACTTCCACATACCACTCGACCTGCCAATCGAGGACCTGCGGCCATTCCTGGGTGAGGGGCTAGCCCAGCTAGACGCCTTGATCATCCCCGGCGGCTTCGTTTCGGACAGGCTGCGCTACTCCGAAGTGCCGGGCGGTATCCCCCCGGCTCTGGAGCTGCTGCGCCAGGCTTTCGGCGACAAGCGGATCGTCAAAGGTATTATTTGTCACGGGCTTTGGCTCTCGGCTTTGCTTCCCGAGCTGATCGCTGGCCGCCCTGTGACATGCCATAACAACCTCGTTGGCGATGCCCGGAACATGGGCGCTCATTACACCGACAGTGATCTGGTCGATGACGGCGATCTGGTAACTGCCCGCACCGCGGACCACCATCAGATTTTCACCGCCGCACTCATCGACAAACTCCGATCGACGAAAGGCCTGGTGTGA
- a CDS encoding AGE family epimerase/isomerase produces the protein MVETYSDSVMGYLDELHEDHLTLRGIDGELLRLEMNTRTSVQRLRNLGEEYVDGTADLFAGRVPQNALIIAYGPIVPYESGTRRYASTITIVGALDGNPIMEPTWWITQITQIANFYRNAQFGDGPIDFQQYRTNLDRSGRKHGDIQETAVLSRLIYGMASSFLLTGNDDHLTVATAGCAYMLENMRMSELAGERDPFGKETLWYHRLEVTPGQTNKILASQFPDDRGSIPAYEQIYALAGLTQTYRATGDPALLEAIQQTVRLFDIYFKDPLLEGYYSHIDPETWGSQSSRLGQNKAKKNWNSNGDHAPAYLFNLYLSTGDPQYLEMLTYTFGIIATHFPQSGLRTRVEETPFVRERFNADWTVDENWGWQQDRAVVGHNLKIAWNFIRMSVLSEDPRLLGYATRIAHTMPNYGLDVRRGGWYDVLERALFATDRFTWHDRKAWWQQEQAILAYLILAARVDPLYENEAFEAAAFYNANFLDHDFGGVFPTVLASGMPYGVGEEGGKGSHSMGMYHSAELCYLSAVYTALMLRKEPLYLWFKPAPDQNFPGNILRVAPDTLTQGSVFIASVLVNGELYDKYDSANLTVTLPESTTGLTIRVRLDNDPRHSPSLTLGMHV, from the coding sequence ATGGTAGAGACATACTCGGACTCGGTGATGGGCTATCTCGACGAGTTACACGAGGACCACCTGACGCTGCGGGGCATCGACGGAGAGCTGCTGCGCCTAGAGATGAACACCCGCACCAGCGTCCAACGGCTGCGCAATCTCGGCGAGGAATACGTCGACGGGACAGCCGATCTATTCGCCGGCCGGGTGCCGCAGAACGCGTTAATCATTGCCTACGGGCCGATCGTCCCCTACGAAAGCGGCACCAGGCGTTACGCCAGCACCATCACCATCGTCGGAGCACTCGACGGCAACCCCATCATGGAGCCCACCTGGTGGATCACGCAGATCACACAGATCGCCAACTTCTATCGCAATGCACAGTTCGGCGACGGCCCCATCGACTTCCAGCAGTACCGCACCAACCTGGACCGCTCGGGCCGCAAGCACGGGGATATCCAGGAAACCGCGGTGCTGTCCCGGCTCATCTACGGCATGGCATCGTCCTTCTTGCTGACCGGCAACGATGACCATTTAACGGTGGCCACGGCGGGCTGCGCTTACATGCTCGAAAACATGCGGATGTCCGAACTTGCAGGGGAGCGCGATCCCTTCGGGAAGGAAACCCTCTGGTATCACCGTCTTGAGGTCACCCCCGGTCAGACAAACAAGATACTGGCCTCCCAGTTCCCGGACGACCGCGGTTCGATCCCCGCGTACGAACAGATCTACGCGCTCGCCGGCCTCACCCAGACCTACCGGGCTACAGGTGATCCCGCGCTCCTGGAGGCCATCCAGCAGACCGTCCGGCTCTTCGATATCTATTTCAAAGACCCCCTGCTCGAGGGGTACTACTCACACATCGATCCTGAGACCTGGGGTTCGCAATCATCGCGACTGGGGCAGAACAAGGCGAAAAAGAACTGGAACTCAAACGGCGATCATGCTCCGGCGTACTTGTTCAATCTCTACCTGAGCACCGGCGACCCTCAATACCTGGAAATGCTCACCTACACCTTTGGCATCATTGCCACACACTTCCCGCAGAGCGGCCTGCGGACCCGTGTTGAGGAAACTCCTTTTGTACGTGAACGATTCAACGCCGACTGGACCGTCGACGAGAACTGGGGATGGCAGCAAGACCGCGCGGTCGTCGGGCACAACCTCAAGATCGCGTGGAACTTCATACGGATGTCGGTGCTCTCCGAGGACCCTCGGCTACTCGGCTATGCCACGAGAATCGCGCACACCATGCCCAACTACGGGCTGGACGTGCGGCGCGGTGGCTGGTACGACGTGCTCGAACGCGCACTGTTCGCCACCGACCGCTTCACCTGGCATGACCGGAAGGCTTGGTGGCAGCAGGAGCAAGCGATTCTGGCTTACCTAATCCTGGCGGCCCGCGTTGACCCCCTCTACGAAAACGAAGCGTTCGAGGCCGCGGCCTTCTACAACGCCAACTTCCTCGATCACGATTTCGGTGGCGTCTTCCCCACCGTGCTGGCCAGCGGCATGCCCTACGGGGTAGGAGAGGAAGGCGGTAAGGGCTCGCATTCGATGGGGATGTACCACTCGGCTGAGTTGTGCTACCTGTCAGCGGTTTACACCGCACTGATGCTCCGGAAGGAGCCACTGTATCTGTGGTTCAAACCCGCACCGGATCAGAACTTCCCGGGCAACATCCTCCGAGTAGCGCCCGACACACTGACGCAAGGTTCAGTCTTCATCGCGTCGGTGCTCGTCAACGGCGAGCTCTACGACAAGTACGACAGCGCCAATCTCACGGTGACGCTCCCCGAGTCCACAACGGGGCTCACCATCCGGGTGCGACTCGACAACGACCCCCGCCACTCCCCCTCCCTCACCCTGGGTATGCATGTCTAG
- a CDS encoding MspA family porin produces the protein MPDQHQQFVTDDGWTVGLTMTNEVIDHIDNIAGASNSWQARVSYRAEATISGAGSAVIQDAQLETGYFVGCRTDSSSGVELGGDLGLTLSQQLNGQAYGGAYGGGQGGSGGGGGQGGGFGGVSGGASVGAQEHIGGYMRVLLKPGGLAQLPMDRINFRNMHAVSQVRNQNVEADGCGGQVKIQSFATFRIRTENGNDTQTVYGEPKDL, from the coding sequence ATGCCGGATCAGCATCAGCAGTTCGTGACCGATGACGGGTGGACGGTCGGGTTGACGATGACCAATGAGGTGATCGATCACATCGACAACATCGCGGGGGCAAGCAACTCGTGGCAAGCCCGGGTGTCGTATCGCGCGGAGGCCACGATCTCGGGTGCGGGTTCGGCGGTTATTCAGGATGCCCAGCTGGAGACCGGGTACTTCGTGGGCTGCCGCACCGACTCCTCCTCGGGTGTCGAACTGGGCGGTGACCTCGGTTTGACGCTTAGCCAGCAGCTCAATGGGCAGGCGTATGGCGGAGCGTATGGCGGCGGGCAGGGCGGGTCCGGCGGCGGTGGTGGTCAGGGCGGCGGTTTCGGCGGCGTCTCCGGTGGTGCCTCGGTGGGTGCCCAGGAGCACATCGGCGGTTATATGCGTGTGCTGCTCAAGCCGGGCGGTTTGGCGCAGCTGCCGATGGACCGGATCAACTTCCGCAACATGCATGCGGTCTCACAGGTGCGTAACCAGAACGTGGAGGCCGACGGCTGCGGCGGCCAGGTCAAGATCCAATCGTTCGCGACCTTCCGGATCCGCACCGAGAACGGCAATGACACCCAAACCGTCTACGGCGAGCCGAAAGACCTGTGA
- a CDS encoding LppU/SCO3897 family protein — protein sequence MKWAVPVVLTLTYWITVRLLSSYGLSWPRWLFVLAAIAGVLLLHRWPRPATVRWTSVASVSLLALSLCLDVWSTWYLASKGQYAGTYIGIGMVRLLSFVMAFAGLIVFPTHIVDDPNAPKDLSRLTRRGFAVFGVVVLVCVSWITIRSCATNTQPAAPRNKVLADFDKIPGEFVGTGEGVGGCVNLSGKTPDNPFAQILPCGSREANYRIVQVATTPDQCVSDADQRYYSRTGKVEFTYCLDYNWSRMDCVKMANGQTWFATKVSCDDIQSYPIEKPFSVILDTTSLKQCANGGWAHAQRKFTICSTTLKKTGTN from the coding sequence ATGAAATGGGCCGTCCCCGTTGTTCTGACGCTAACTTACTGGATCACAGTCCGACTGCTGTCCAGTTATGGCCTGAGCTGGCCACGCTGGCTCTTCGTCCTGGCTGCTATTGCGGGGGTTCTGTTGCTGCATAGATGGCCGCGTCCGGCTACTGTGCGATGGACCTCGGTAGCCTCTGTTTCGCTGTTGGCGCTCTCGCTGTGCCTTGATGTTTGGAGCACCTGGTACCTTGCGTCGAAAGGTCAATACGCCGGAACTTACATTGGTATTGGCATGGTGCGATTGTTGTCGTTCGTGATGGCCTTCGCGGGATTGATCGTCTTTCCAACACACATCGTGGATGATCCGAATGCGCCGAAAGATCTATCGAGACTGACTAGACGTGGTTTCGCCGTATTTGGTGTAGTTGTCCTGGTATGTGTATCTTGGATAACTATTCGCAGTTGTGCGACAAATACCCAGCCGGCAGCTCCGCGCAATAAGGTGCTAGCGGATTTCGATAAGATTCCCGGTGAATTTGTTGGAACGGGCGAAGGCGTAGGCGGTTGTGTCAATCTCTCAGGTAAAACGCCCGATAATCCATTCGCTCAGATCTTACCCTGCGGATCGCGTGAAGCGAACTACAGAATAGTGCAAGTCGCTACTACTCCCGACCAGTGTGTATCCGATGCTGATCAGCGTTACTATTCGCGAACGGGAAAAGTTGAATTTACCTACTGTCTCGATTATAATTGGAGTCGGATGGATTGCGTAAAGATGGCTAACGGTCAAACCTGGTTCGCAACAAAAGTGAGTTGCGATGATATCCAATCTTACCCAATTGAGAAGCCATTCTCCGTTATTCTCGATACGACGTCACTAAAACAATGTGCAAATGGTGGGTGGGCGCACGCGCAGAGAAAGTTCACGATTTGCTCAACAACACTGAAAAAGACCGGTACGAACTGA